In Spea bombifrons isolate aSpeBom1 chromosome 12, aSpeBom1.2.pri, whole genome shotgun sequence, the following proteins share a genomic window:
- the LZIC gene encoding protein LZIC has translation MASRGKTETGKLRQNLEEQLDRLMQQLQDLEECREELDADEYEETKKETLEQLSEFNDSLKKIMSGDMTLVDELSGMQLAIQAAISQAFKTPEVIRMFAKKQPGQLRTRLAEMDRDLMVGKLARDLYTQQKGEILTALRKLGEKLTPEDEAFLSENAGAALSHFQKVSEGLGSGDKVLALASIEVENTKK, from the exons ATGGCATCGAGAGGCAAAACCGAGACGGGTAAATTGAGGCAGAATCTGGAAGAACAGTTAGATCGGCTGATGCAGCAACTCCAGGATCTGGAGGAATGCAG GGAAGAGTTGGACGCCGATGAGTACGAAGAGACCAAGAAGGAGACGCTCGAGCAGCTGAGCGAGTTTAACGATTCTCTGAAGAAGATCATGTCTGGAGACATGACTCTGGTGGATGAGCTGAGCGGGATGCAGCTG GCGATCCAAGCCGCGATCAGCCAAGCCTTCAAAACCCCTGAAGTTATCAGGATGTTTGCGAAGAAACAACCCGGGCAGCTGCGCACGCGCTTAGCAGAA ATGGATCGAGATCTAATGGTAGGAAAGCTGGCCCGGGACCTCTACACGCAGCAGAAAGGCGAGATCCTCACCGCCTTGCGGAAGCTGGGAGAGAAG TTGACTCCGGAAGATGAAGCGTTCCTCTCGGAGAACGCAGGAGCCGCCCTCAGCCACTTTCAGAAGGTCTCAGAAGGACTGG GATCAGGGGACAAAGTTCTGGCCCTCGCAAGTATCGAAGTGGAGAATACAAAGAAATGA